GTGCGGGCATCGGGTGGGGGCGTCCACGTGAGTTCGTCGGGCTTCATGGGCTCCTTCGTGGGGCGTGAGGAACGGCCGGACCCATCCGGCGTCCAGAGCTTAGCTCATTGTTACCTATACTCACAATGAACGGGGTCCTGATATTGTTCCCGTATGGACGCCTCAGATTCCCCCGACGTCGGTGCCACGGATGCGCCGGCCGCCGCCGAGCGGTCCCACCACCCTGACCGGGACCGTGACCCCGACGGCATGCTCGCCGAGCAGCTGCTGCGGCTGACGCGGCGGCTCCACCGCATCCAGAGCCGCCAGCTGGAGCCGATCGGCATCACCCCGGCCCAGTTCCGGCTGCTGCGGACCGTCGCGAGCTATGACGCGGCACCCCGGATGGCCGATCTCGCCCAGCGCCTGGATGTCGTCCCCCGCGCCGTGACGACGCTGGTCGACGCCCTGGAGGCGAGCGGGCGGGTCCGCCGCGCCCCGGATCCGGACAGCCGCCGGGTGGTCCGCATCGAGATCACCGACGAGGGGCGCGCCACGCTGCGTTCCCTGCGCAACGCGCGCCGGGCCGCCGCGGAGGAGATCCTGGCTCCACTGACCGCCGGGCAGCGCGAGGTGCTCGGCGGGCTGCTCTCCGCTCTGGTCGACGGAATGCCGGAGCGCCACTGCTGAGACCGGGGTACGAGCCACCAGGACCGTACCGGACGTCGAAGGGGACGCCGACATGCCGCTGCTCGAGCCCGACCCGGATGCCCTCCGTCCCCGTACGGAACGCGCACCCGCCATCGACCGGGTCACCGACCGGAGCGCGTCCGGCACCCCCGAGCCCCTGCGCTCCGAGCTGACCGCCCTGCTCGGCGCGGACAAGGTGCTCTGGAAGGTCTCCGACCTCGTGCGGTACGCCTCCGACGCCAGCCCCTACCGCTTCCTCCCCCGGGTCGTGCTGGTCCCCGAGTCCATCGACGACGTCTCCGCGATCCTGTCGTACGCCCACGGCAAGGGCCGCGAGGTCGTCTTCCGGGCCGCCGGGACCAGCCTCAACGGCCAGGCGCAGGGCGAGGACATCCTCGTCGACGTACGCCGCCACTGGACCGGCGTCGAGGTGCTGGACGACGGGGCGCGGGCCCGCATCCGGCCCGGCACCACCGTCCTGCGGGCCAACACCACCCTCGCCCGGTACGGCAGGCTGCTCGGCCCCGATCCGGCGAGCGCCATCGCCTGCACGGTCGGCGGGGTCGTCGCCAACAACGCCTCGGGCATGACGGCCGGCACCACCCGCAACTCCTACCGCACGCTCGCCTCGCTCA
This DNA window, taken from Streptomyces griseus subsp. griseus, encodes the following:
- a CDS encoding MarR family winged helix-turn-helix transcriptional regulator, which gives rise to MDASDSPDVGATDAPAAAERSHHPDRDRDPDGMLAEQLLRLTRRLHRIQSRQLEPIGITPAQFRLLRTVASYDAAPRMADLAQRLDVVPRAVTTLVDALEASGRVRRAPDPDSRRVVRIEITDEGRATLRSLRNARRAAAEEILAPLTAGQREVLGGLLSALVDGMPERHC